The following proteins are co-located in the Pedobacter sp. FW305-3-2-15-E-R2A2 genome:
- a CDS encoding YceI family protein, producing MKLKLTSLALLIVVIASSAFIAPVFKADTYKVDASKSSITWVGKKLTGSHNGTIDLQSGSLSFNGKKLAGGNFVIDMTTIKDADKSANLEKHLKADDFFGTDKFASSTFTIKKVAGNGNTVNVTGDLTIKGITNSITFPATLAWNADGSVTASADKVSVDRTKFGIKYKSKSIFPEIGDKMINDEFELAIKLVAKK from the coding sequence ATGAAATTAAAATTAACTTCCCTGGCCTTACTGATTGTAGTAATTGCCTCATCGGCTTTCATAGCCCCGGTATTTAAAGCAGATACTTACAAAGTTGATGCATCAAAATCATCCATCACATGGGTAGGCAAAAAACTAACAGGTAGTCACAATGGTACTATCGACCTTCAGTCGGGTTCATTGTCCTTCAATGGAAAAAAATTAGCAGGCGGTAATTTCGTGATTGACATGACCACTATTAAGGATGCTGACAAAAGCGCAAATTTAGAAAAGCACTTAAAAGCAGACGATTTTTTTGGAACGGATAAATTTGCTTCCTCAACATTCACGATTAAAAAAGTTGCCGGAAATGGAAACACCGTAAATGTAACCGGAGATCTGACCATCAAAGGAATTACAAATTCGATCACTTTCCCTGCTACCTTAGCATGGAACGCAGATGGCTCTGTGACTGCCTCAGCAGATAAAGTAAGCGTTGACAGAACCAAATTCGGGATTAAATACAAATCTAAAAGTATCTTCCCTGAGATCGGTGATAAGATGATAAATGACGAATTTGAACTGGCTATTAAACTGGTAGCTAAAAAATAG